The proteins below come from a single Tachysurus fulvidraco isolate hzauxx_2018 chromosome 13, HZAU_PFXX_2.0, whole genome shotgun sequence genomic window:
- the ddx6 gene encoding probable ATP-dependent RNA helicase ddx6 yields MSTARTENPVILGLTNQNGQKRGSAKPTGGPGGGGGGPQTQPTSIKASSTVNNGSSLPLPTANTVIKPGDDWKKNLKLPPKDMRMKTSDVTATKGNEFEDYCLKRELLMGIFEMGWEKPSPIQEESIPIALSGRDILARAKNGTGKSGAYLIPLLERIDLKKDCIQALVVVPTRELALQVSQICIQVSKHMGGVKVMATTGGTNLRDDIMRLDETVHVVIATPGRVLDLIKKGVAKVGQVQMIVLDEADKLLSQDFVQMMEEILSFLSKQRQILLYSATFPLSVQKFMNSHLQKPYEINLMEELTLKGVTQYYAYVTERQKVHCLNTLFSRLQINQSIIFCNSSQRVELLAKKISQLGYSCFYIHAKMRQEHRNRVFHDFRNGLCRNLVCTDLFTRGIDIQAVNVVINFDFPKLGETYLHRIGRSGRFGHLGLAINLITYDDRFNLKGIEEQLGTEIKPIPSSIDKSLYVAEYHSESTEDIKL; encoded by the exons ATGAGTACAGCCAGAACAGAGAACCCAGTCATTCTGGGTTTGACAAACCAAAACGGACAAAAGAGAGGCTCTGCGAAGCCAACAGGGGGACCTGGTGGAGGTGGAGGGGGACCTCAAACACAGCCCACCTCGATTAAAGCTTCCAGCACAGTCAACAATGGCAGCTCCCTGCCTCTGCCCACAGCAAACACGGTCATCAA ACCTGGGGATGACTGGAAAAAGAATTTAAAGCTTCCCCCAAAGGATATGCGCATGAAGACTTCT GATGTAACCGCTACCAAAGGGAATGAATTTGAAGATTACTGCCTGAAGCGGGAGTTGTTAATGGGCATCTTTGAAATGGGCTGGGAAAAACCATCACCTATCCAA GAGGAGAGCATTCCCATTGCTTTATCTGGGAGGGACATTCTGGCTAGAGCTAAGAATGGCACAGGAAAGAGTGGTGCCTACCTCATTCCCTTACTTGAACGTATTGATCTGAAGAAAGACTGCATACAAG CACTGGTCGTTGTCCCCACCAGAGAACTGGCTCTGCAGGTGAGCCAGATCTGCATCCAGGTCAGCAAACACATGGGTGGGGTTAAGGTCATGGCAACCACGGGTGGAACCAACCTGCGTGATGACATTATGCGGCTCGATGAGACGG TGCATGTTGTTATTGCCACTCCTGGAAGAGTGTTGGATCTCATCAAAAAAGGAGTAGCCAAAGTTGGTCAGGTGCAGATGATTGTGTTGGACGAA GCAGACAAGCTCCTGTCTCAGGACTTTGTGCAGATGATGGAGGAAATTTTAAGCTTCTTGTCCAAGCAAAGGCAAATTTTGCTGTATTCTGCAACTTTCCCACTAAGTGTACAAAAGTTCATG AATTCTCATCTGCAGAAGCCTTATGAGATAAACCTTATGGAGGAGCTGACCCTGAAGGGTGTAACCCAATATTATGCATACGTGACTGAAAGGCAGAAAGTCCATTGCCTTAATACTCTTTTCTCTAGG CTTCAGATTAATCAGTCTATAATCTTCTGCAACTCATCCCAACGAGTGGAACTCCTGGCCAAGAAAATCTCCCAACTGGGTTATTCCTGTTTCTACATCCATGCCAAGATGAGACAG GAACACAGGAACCGTGTGTTCCATGATTTCAGAAATGGCTTGTGCCGAAATCTTGTCTGCACAG atttGTTTACAAGAGGAATTGACATTCAGGCTGTGAATGTGGTGATCAACTTTGATTTTCCCAAACTTGGGGAGACGTATCTTCATCGTATTGGCAGATCTG GTCGTTTCGGTCACTTGGGTCTGGCTATTAACCTGATCACCTATGATGACCGCTTTAATCTGAAGGGCATTGAAGAGCAGCTCGGCACAGAGATCAAGCCCATTCCTAGCAGCATCGATAAGAGCCTGTATGTTGCGGAATATCACAGCGAGAGCACTGAGGACATCAAACTGTGA
- the LOC113633946 gene encoding C-X-C chemokine receptor type 5, with the protein MTNITKYTSIDLSDYLTEDYENVSYGDWYTCDTENDLLRLYHTVFQPLIYSIVFLLGLSGNGLLLMVLLQRRAHLRITDIYLLHLALADLLLLFTLPFAMSEVLTGWVFGNLMCKIVGLLNRLNLVCGSLLLAGIGFDRYLAIVHVVSSLKTRRPQTVHLICAMLWLFCLALTMPNIVFLSVEPRRNDPTLLQCHFNIHAINAQWLFVSRLLTHLLCFILPLAIMGYCYTAIVFTLYHSQQSLEKQGAIRLAMVVTLVFCLCWLPYNITLFVDTLVKQKVLTLKTCGISLALGLMVTESIGFSHCCLNPILYAFVAVHFRKELLRLLAKHFRACGLSNRCFSKTSVSEVVTTTCQYN; encoded by the exons ATGACTAACATAACAAAGTATACTTCTATTGAT CTGTCAGATTATCTGACTGAAGACTATGAAAATGTGTCCTACGGGGACTGGTACACATGTGACACTGAAAATGACCTTCTGCGCCTGTACCATACTGTGTTCCAGCCACTAATCTATAGCATAGTGTTTCTACTGGGCCTCTCAGGAAATGGCCTCCTGCTGATGGTTCTGCTGCAGCGTCGTGCTCACCTACGCATTACTGACATCTACCTACTGCATTTGGCCCTGGCTGACCTGCTCCTGCTCTTTACCTTACCTTTTGCAATGTCCGAGGTGCTGACAGGTTGGGTCTTTGGCAACCTCATGTGCAAGATTGTAGGCCTGTTAAACCGCCTGAATCTGGTGTGTGGGAGTCTTCTCCTTGCAGGCATTGGATTTGACCGCTACCTCGCCATTGTTCATGTTGTATCCAGCCTCAAGACCCGTCGACCCCAAACAGTTCATTTAATCTGTGCTATGCTCTGGCTATTTTGTCTTGCACTAACTATGCCCAACATAGTATTTCTTTCTGTGGAACCCAGAAGGAATGACCCCACACTGCTACAGTGTCACTTCAACATTCATGCGATCAATGCTCAATGGTTATTTGTTAGTCGGTTGCTGACACACCTGTTGTGCTTCATCCTTCCCTTAGCCATCATGGGCTACTGCTACACTGCTATAGTGTTCACCCTGTACCACAGTCAACAGAGTCTGGAGAAGCAAGGGGCTATTCGTCTGGCTATGGTGGTTACCCTGGTTTTCTGCTTGTGTTGGCTACCGTATAATATAACCCTTTTTGTGGACACCCTTGTGAAACAAAAGGTTCTGACTCTGAAGACCTGTGGCATTTCACTGGCTCTGGGTCTGATGGTAACTGAGAGTATTGGCTTTAGTCACTGCTGCCTTAATCCAATCCTTTATGCCTTTGTAGCGGTGCATTTCCGGAAGGAACTTTTAAGATTGCTAGCAAAACATTTCCGTGCCTGTGGGCTAAGTAACAGATGTTTCAGCAAGACTTCTGTCTCAGAGGTGGTCACCACCACTTGCCAATACAACTGA